Proteins from a single region of Parambassis ranga chromosome 16, fParRan2.1, whole genome shotgun sequence:
- the LOC114448710 gene encoding basic helix-loop-helix transcription factor scleraxis-like isoform X1 has protein sequence MTFAMLRTAPPAGRFLYGDIALLSEDDEENGSEGSGSEDRTNSSNSAAFRLSSSSPSAFHIKVNRKRKLCGGVGGGGGMAARLGPPVSSPPEVRQRTAANARERDRTNSVNTAFTALRTLIPTEPADRKLSKIETLRLASSYISHLGNVLLLGEGLHDGQPCHAPSPPFFHVNSSPNRGSDQSTQPKHICTFCLSNQRKMNKDRDRKTAIRS, from the exons ATGACATTCGCGATGCTGCGCACTGCACCTCCTGCAGGCCGATTCTTGTATGGCGACATCGCCCTCCTTTCTGAAGACGATGAGGAGAATGGCAGTGAGGGGTCTGGCTCTGAAGACCGTACCAATTCCTCCAATTCTGCTGCCTTCCGCCTGTCCTCCTCGTCCCCATCTGCCTTTCACATTAAGgtgaacaggaagaggaagctgtGCGGGGGAGTAGGAGGCGGAGGGGGTATGGCAGCAAGGCTGGGCCCCCCAGTCTCATCCCCTCCAGAAGTCCGCCAAAGGACTGCAGCCAATGCACGGGAGAGAGATCGCACCAATTCTGTCAACACAGCATTCACAGCACTGCGCACACTCATCCCCACCGAGCCTGCAGACAG GAAGCTGTCAAAGATTGAGACGCTACGTTTGGCCAGCAGCTACATAAGCCACCTGGGGAACGTGCTGCTTCTGGGCGAAGGGCTTCACGACGGACAGCCGTGCCACGCCCCCTCACCGCCGTTCTTCCACGTTAACTCCTCCCCTAACCGCGGATCCGACCAATCCACTCAGCCCAAGCACATCTGTACTTTCTGCCTCAGCAACCAGAGGAAAATG aacaaagacagagacaggaagacagcCATCAGAAGCTAA
- the LOC114448710 gene encoding basic helix-loop-helix transcription factor scleraxis-like isoform X2, translating to MTFAMLRTAPPAGRFLYGDIALLSEDDEENGSEGSGSEDRTNSSNSAAFRLSSSSPSAFHIKVNRKRKLCGGVGGGGGMAARLGPPVSSPPEVRQRTAANARERDRTNSVNTAFTALRTLIPTEPADRKLSKIETLRLASSYISHLGNVLLLGEGLHDGQPCHAPSPPFFHVNSSPNRGSDQSTQPKHICTFCLSNQRKMVSRKL from the exons ATGACATTCGCGATGCTGCGCACTGCACCTCCTGCAGGCCGATTCTTGTATGGCGACATCGCCCTCCTTTCTGAAGACGATGAGGAGAATGGCAGTGAGGGGTCTGGCTCTGAAGACCGTACCAATTCCTCCAATTCTGCTGCCTTCCGCCTGTCCTCCTCGTCCCCATCTGCCTTTCACATTAAGgtgaacaggaagaggaagctgtGCGGGGGAGTAGGAGGCGGAGGGGGTATGGCAGCAAGGCTGGGCCCCCCAGTCTCATCCCCTCCAGAAGTCCGCCAAAGGACTGCAGCCAATGCACGGGAGAGAGATCGCACCAATTCTGTCAACACAGCATTCACAGCACTGCGCACACTCATCCCCACCGAGCCTGCAGACAG GAAGCTGTCAAAGATTGAGACGCTACGTTTGGCCAGCAGCTACATAAGCCACCTGGGGAACGTGCTGCTTCTGGGCGAAGGGCTTCACGACGGACAGCCGTGCCACGCCCCCTCACCGCCGTTCTTCCACGTTAACTCCTCCCCTAACCGCGGATCCGACCAATCCACTCAGCCCAAGCACATCTGTACTTTCTGCCTCAGCAACCAGAGGAAAATGGTGAGCAGAAAACTATAA